A window of Sedimentibacter sp. MB31-C6 genomic DNA:
TATTTAATAAATTATTTGTATTGGAGGGTTAATATGAACCCTAACATGTCATATCACGCTGTAAGAACTAAGATAATTACAAAAAAAGGTCATTTTCTTAATAAAAGCACGTGGGATAATATATTAAAGTGTAATTCTGTTGAGCAACTTAAAAATTATTTGTTAAACAATGTTGAATTTCAAAGACTATTAAATGATGTACGAAATGTTAACATAAATAGAGATAGTTTAGAAGGAATACTTAGAAAAATTAAAAATATGGAAATCATAGATTTACTTCATTATTTTTCTGGTGATTATAAAGATTTCCTTAAAACTATATTGATAGAAGACGAATTAGCAGATTTAAACTTAATTTTAAGAAAAATTGCAAGAGATGAAACACTTGAAGATATAGAGAAAAGGTTTGTTCATTCTGATGAATTCACCAACTTACCCTTTAATGATCTATTAGTATCCAAGGATGTTGTTCAATTTATTGAAAGTTTAAGAGATACTCCATATTATATGGAGTTGAAGAATTTAACTAAAGAAGATGCTGTAAAACGAGAGTTTCATATAGAAATGAAGTTATATGTAATATTTTATAAAACTCTTTTAGCAAAAGCAGAAAAATTGGATAAAGAAGATAAAGAAGTTGTGAAAGAAATAATTGGATATAAAATTGATTTATTAAACATCCAATGGATTTACAGAGCGTTAAGTTACTATAAAATTACACCTGAAGAAATATTAATTTATAGTTTAGAAGGTGGAAAGTCAATTAATTTCAAAACATTAAAAAAATTATGTTATTCAAAATCACTAGTTGATTTTAGACAATTAGTTAATAAAACATTAAAATATAAATACTTTAATGATTATATTACTGATGAAGGTAGAACAATGGACTTTTATCTCTTTGAATATCTTAATAAAAAAAGTAATAAAAATATTGGAATAGCAATTTCATTTATATATATGTTAAATATTATTATTAATGATTTAACAACCATTATTGAAGGAATTAAATATAATATGCCAAAAGAAAAGTTAGAAAGTTACTTGGTATATAAAGTAAAGTGAAGGGAGGATTAAATAATGTCTATTGAGAAAATGGTCCTAGTAAAAATAGTTGGTTCTATGGAAGAAATGCCTACAATCTTAAAAGAATTAATAATTAATGATAATGTGCATTTGAATTTAAATATAGAACACAGTAATGCATATGCGAATTACTATATTATTCATCAATATGAATCAGATTTAGTAAGTTCACATTTATTAGATATGGATCCAGACAATTTTATTCAGAGATGTACTGATTGTTTGGACACAGTTAATGAATTGAGTAAGGGATTAGACATAGAATTAAAAGTAGATAGTAAGATTCTTTTAGATAGAAACTTTAGTTTGGAGGAATCTAAAACTGAATTAAATAAAATAAAATCTTCAATTGGTGATAAGGTTAATAAAATTAATAATTATAGACAGCAAATTGAAGAATTATATATTTTTAAAGATAAAATTGATTGTATTTCTGATAAAACTGTTGACTTGAATAAGGTGGCAGATTTAAATTATTTTGATTATGAAATAGGGACATTGTCAAATGAAAACAAAATACGTATTAAAAGAAACTACGAAAATTTAAGTGCAATAGTATTAAGAATAGGTATAATAAAATCTTCTGTTGAGGATATGTATATGATTATATATCCAAAACAATTTAAAGAGGAAACAAACAATCTTTTGAAATCTCTTAACTGGGATAAGTTAAATGTTCCAGATGGTATTGTAGGAACTCCTTCAGAAATGATTGTTCAAATTAACCAACGTATAGAAACTCTTCAAGAAAAAATTAAAGAATTATCTAATGAAATTGAGGGTGACAAAGAATTAAATACTAAAATATTAAATAAATTGTTTAATATTTTTACTCTCGAGGAAAAAATTGCTGAAATTTCTGAAAATGCTGAATTTGGAGATAATATATTTGCTATTAATCTATGGATTCAGGAAAAAGATTTAAATAAACTTAAAGATTCAATATCTACTGTTTCTAATAAATATCTTTTAACAGAAAAAACTGCTGAAGAAATGGGAAATCAAGTAGTTCCTCCTACAAAATTAAAAAATAATTGGTTCACAAAACCTTTTGAAACAATAGTAAGAATGTATGGATTACCCGCCTATAATGAACTTGATCCGACTCCATTTTTAGCTATAACTTTTTGTTTGGCATTTGGTATTATGTTTGGTGATATAGGTCAAGGTTTAGTATATTTTCTAGCTGGTGTATTACTTCTTAAAAAAATGGAATCAGCGGGTCAAATACTTATGCGTCTTGGAGGAAGTTCTATTTTATTTGGTTTTGTATATGGAAGTTTATTTGGATTAGAAAAACATGAGTTACCTTGGTTGCCTAGTTTAATTAATGGTGGTCCATTAAGCCCGGACAATATACCTAAGATACTAGTAGCAGGAATATTATTTGGAATAGCTGTTCTATCTGTATCTTATGTTTATGGAGTAATAAACTCACTGAAAAATGGAAATATTGAAGAAGGTATTTTTGGTAAAAATGGGGTTACTGGTTATATATTCTTTATAAGTTTTATATTAACTATTGTAACTTTAATAGGTATTATAAATTTACCTTTAAGTATTCCGCTGATTGTTCTTTTATTAAGTCTTGTTATTTTAATAATGAAAGAACCAATTACTAACATTATATTAAAGAAAAAACCATTGTTTCATGATGGAGCAGGTTCATATTTAACTGAAAGTATTTTTGAAGCAGTAGAAACTATTTTAGGCGTACTGAGCAATTCTATATCATTTGTTCGTGTTGGAGCCTTTGCACTGAATCATGCAGGATTATTTTTGGCATTTCTGGTAATATCAGAAATGGTAACTAATCCATTGTTGAAAGTTTTAATACTTATTATCGGAAATATATTAATTTTAACACTTGAAGGTTTAATAGTATTTATTCAAGGTCTTCGTCTTCAATATTATGAATTATTCAGCAAGTATTTTAAAGGCGATGGAATAGAGTTTAAACCATTAAATGTAAATAATAAGTAAAATAGTGAAAGAAAAAATTAACTAAATAATTAAAATCAGAAAGGAAGTAAAATAAATGCAAATTATATTAATTTTATTAGCAGCATCAATTGCTGTAGGAACTATAATCTATGGATATAAAGCTATGAAAAATGGTAAAAAGGGAAGTATTAAAAAAGCTATATTAACAACAGTATCTGCATTTGGACTAGTAATGGTTGGAGCTATAATTTCAACAATTTTTGGTGGAAATGTATTCGCAGAAACTGAAGCAGTTGCTTCAGAAGCAGTTGCAGCTGGAAGTTCATTAGGAGATGGGTTAAAGTATTTTTCAGCAGCATTATCAACAGGTATAGCAACAATAGGAACAGGATTAGCAGTTGGTTCAGTTGGTTCATCAGCAGTAGGTGCTATATCAGAGGATTCTTCTATTCTTGGTAAAACTTTAATTTTTGTTGGTATGGCCGAAGGTATTGCAATTTATGGTATGATTATTTCAATTTTAATTTTATTTGTTTAATAAAATCGAAATGAAAAGAGAATGATATGAAATCTTTTTTAATATGTGATAGTAGAGATACATGGGTAGGATTGAGGTTAGCTGGCATTGATGGTGTCATTGTACATGACAGAGCCAACGCTTTGAGTACAATGAAAAAGGTGTTACAGAATAGGGAAATTGGTATATTGATACTTACAGAAAAAATAGCTGATATGATTAGCGAAGAAGTAATGGAATATAAGATTAAGTCAAAAGTACCACTAATAATTGAAATTCCTGATAGACATGGTAGTATTCGAACATATGATGCTATAGAAAAATATATCAGTGATTCAGTTGGAATTCGTATATGAGGTGAATTATGGTTACTATAGAACAAAAATTATTACTTTTTTCTAAATTGCTCAATCAATCTATGGATAAAAAGTTCAATGAAGACTTTAAGGAAATTGAGAAACAAAATGAATTAAGAATACAAAAAAATAAAGAAGAAGTAGATAGAGAAGCAAAAGAAATTGAAGAGAAAGCTAAGAAAAAAGCTGAAACTAAACGTATTGAAAGCTTGAGTAAATCAAAAGTAATTATAAAAAGAGAGATTATTGTATTAAAAGAAAATTATTACAATATTTTTATGGAAAATTTCAAAAATAAATTACAAGAATTTATTAAGTCAAAAATATATAAAACATTTTTAGAAAAAGAAATATTAGAATTTCAAAAATATATAAAAAGTAGTGAAGATTGTAATTTAATTATTTATTTGACAAAAAAAGATAATGATAATTATAGTAGTTTTTTAAAAGAAGAATTTAAAAAGTATCCGAAAATTGAAAACATATCTTTTATAATAAGGGAAGATATATTAGGTGGTTTAATAATTGAAATAGTAGATAAAAATGTTAAAGTAGATTTATCAATAGATGCTATTTTAGAAGAAAATAAATCTTATATAATGCAAACAATATTTGAAGCTTTAGAGGCAGGTGATTACAATGATTAATATTGAGGGAATTGTAAGTGACATAAACGGACCTGTTGTAAAGGGACTAAATATGGGCTCTTTTAAGGTTAATGAAATGGTTACAGTTGGTAATCAAAAACTTATAGGAGAAGTTGTTTCTATTGAAGGGACTATTGCTACTGTTCAAGTGTATGAGGAAACTGAAGGATTAAAAGCTGGAGAAAAAATCTTTTCAACTGGATCACCTTTATCAGTCTCTTTAGGGCCAGGAATGATAGGCAATATTTTTGATGGCATTCAAAGGCCTCTTAATAGAATACAAAATATGTCCCAAGATTTTATTCCTGAAGGTATAGGATTGTTATCTCTTGATGAAAAAAAGAAATGGGATGTTAAAATATTAGTAAAAAAAGGCGACAAGCTTAAAACAGGTGATGTTTATGCAACAGTACAGGAAACTGAAAGAATCCTGCATAAGCTTATAATTCCATACAATGTTAATGGAACAGTTAATGATGTAAAACCAGATGGAAAATATACTTTGAATGATACTGTAGTTGTATTAGAAAATGAAAATAAAAGAAATTTAAATCTTACATTATGTTTTAAATGGCCAGTAAGAAAGGCAAGACCTATAGAAGGAAGATTGCCTATTTACAAGCCACTTATAACTGGACAAAGGGTTATTGATAGTTTTTTTCCAATTGCAAAGGGTGGTACCATAGCTCTTCCTGGTGGATTTGGTACAGGTAAAACCGTAACACAACATCAATTAGCAAAGTGGAGTGATGCAGATATTATTGTATATATTGGTTGTGGTGAACGAGGAAATGAAATGACAGATGTATTGGAAGAATTCCCAAAGCTAATTGACCCTAGAACTAATAGACCATTAATGGAAAGAACAATTTTAATTGCAAATACGTCAAACATGCCAGTTGCTGCTCGTGAAGCAAGTATATATACAGGTATAACAATGGCAGAATATTATCGAGATATGGGCTATGATGTTGCAATAATGGCAGATTCTACTTCTAGATGGGCAGAAGCATTGAGAGAGATATCTGGTCGTTTGGAAGAAATGCCAGCAGAAGAAGGTTATCCTGCATACTTACCATCAAGACTTGCTGAATTTTATGAGAGAGCCGGTTGCGTAGAAAATCTAAGCAAAGAAGAAGCTTCAATAACGATAATTGGTGCTGTTTCACCTCCCGGAGGTGACTTTTCTGAACCTGTTACAGAAAATACAAAAAGATTTGTTACAGCATTTTTAGCATTAGATAAAAAATTAGCATATGCAAGACATTATCCTGCTATCAACTATTTAACTAGTTATAGCGGTTATGTAAGTATGCTTGGAGACTGGTATGAAGAAAATATAGCATCAGATATGTTTAAATTGAGACAAAAAATGATATCTTTATTGCAAGAGGAAGAAAAATTGAACGAAATTGTTCAACTTGTTGGAGAAGATGTACTCCCTAATGACCAAGCATTAGTATTGGAAACAGCAAGAATTATTAAAAAGGGATTCCTACAGCAAAATGCCCTTCATCCACAGGATTCCTTTGTTGTATTGAAAAAGCAATATTTGATGTTACAAGTAATAGATATATTTTACGAAAATGCTATGGAATGTGTTAAAATGGGAATACCTATTTCTGTAATTCGTAAGGAAGATGTTATACAAGATATTTTGAAAATGAAATATGATGTTCCAAATGATAAGTTAGAGATGTTAGATGATTTAATGAAAAAAATAATTGAAACATTCAAAAACTTAAAACAAAAGTATGAATAGGGAGTGTTAAAATGAGAAAAGAATATTTAAAATTACAAAAGATTGATGGTCCTTTAATAGTTCTTTCTGGTATTGAAGATGCTGCCTATGGAGAAACGGTAAATATAAAAATTGACAATGAAGAAATAAGAAAAGGTAAAATTATAAAAATTGAAGGTGACAAAGTTATTGTTCAGGTCTTTGAAGGTACAACAGGAATATCTACTGACAATACTTCAATAAAATTTATGGGCGAAGCCTTAACTATTCCTTTGTCTAAGGAAATGATGGGAAGAACCTTTAATGGAGTAGGTGAGCCTATTGATAAAGCTTATCAAGTTATATCTACTAATAGGCAAAATATAAATGGTAGGCCAATTAACCCTGTTGCTAGAAGATATCCTAGGAACTTTATTCAAACAGGTATATCATCAATAGATGCTCTAATGACATTAATAAGAGGACAAAAATTACCTATTTTTTCTGGTAATGGTATGGCTCATAATGAATTAGCTGCTCAAATTGTAAAGCAAGCTAAAATTAAAGGTGCTACAAAGGATAATTTTGCAGTTGTTTTTGGAGCAATGGGAGTTAGGCATGATGATGCTGACTACTTTAGAAGAAGTTTTGAATCAGCAGGGGTATTAGATCATGTTGTTATGTATATAAATACAGCTGACGATCCAATTATCGAGAGAATTTCTACTCCAAGATGCGCTTTAACAGCAGCAGAATATTTAGCATTTGAGCAAAATATGCA
This region includes:
- a CDS encoding V-type ATPase subunit, which encodes MNPNMSYHAVRTKIITKKGHFLNKSTWDNILKCNSVEQLKNYLLNNVEFQRLLNDVRNVNINRDSLEGILRKIKNMEIIDLLHYFSGDYKDFLKTILIEDELADLNLILRKIARDETLEDIEKRFVHSDEFTNLPFNDLLVSKDVVQFIESLRDTPYYMELKNLTKEDAVKREFHIEMKLYVIFYKTLLAKAEKLDKEDKEVVKEIIGYKIDLLNIQWIYRALSYYKITPEEILIYSLEGGKSINFKTLKKLCYSKSLVDFRQLVNKTLKYKYFNDYITDEGRTMDFYLFEYLNKKSNKNIGIAISFIYMLNIIINDLTTIIEGIKYNMPKEKLESYLVYKVK
- a CDS encoding V-type ATP synthase subunit I, giving the protein MSIEKMVLVKIVGSMEEMPTILKELIINDNVHLNLNIEHSNAYANYYIIHQYESDLVSSHLLDMDPDNFIQRCTDCLDTVNELSKGLDIELKVDSKILLDRNFSLEESKTELNKIKSSIGDKVNKINNYRQQIEELYIFKDKIDCISDKTVDLNKVADLNYFDYEIGTLSNENKIRIKRNYENLSAIVLRIGIIKSSVEDMYMIIYPKQFKEETNNLLKSLNWDKLNVPDGIVGTPSEMIVQINQRIETLQEKIKELSNEIEGDKELNTKILNKLFNIFTLEEKIAEISENAEFGDNIFAINLWIQEKDLNKLKDSISTVSNKYLLTEKTAEEMGNQVVPPTKLKNNWFTKPFETIVRMYGLPAYNELDPTPFLAITFCLAFGIMFGDIGQGLVYFLAGVLLLKKMESAGQILMRLGGSSILFGFVYGSLFGLEKHELPWLPSLINGGPLSPDNIPKILVAGILFGIAVLSVSYVYGVINSLKNGNIEEGIFGKNGVTGYIFFISFILTIVTLIGIINLPLSIPLIVLLLSLVILIMKEPITNIILKKKPLFHDGAGSYLTESIFEAVETILGVLSNSISFVRVGAFALNHAGLFLAFLVISEMVTNPLLKVLILIIGNILILTLEGLIVFIQGLRLQYYELFSKYFKGDGIEFKPLNVNNK
- a CDS encoding V-type ATP synthase subunit F, whose amino-acid sequence is MKSFLICDSRDTWVGLRLAGIDGVIVHDRANALSTMKKVLQNREIGILILTEKIADMISEEVMEYKIKSKVPLIIEIPDRHGSIRTYDAIEKYISDSVGIRI
- a CDS encoding V-type ATP synthase subunit B — its product is MRKEYLKLQKIDGPLIVLSGIEDAAYGETVNIKIDNEEIRKGKIIKIEGDKVIVQVFEGTTGISTDNTSIKFMGEALTIPLSKEMMGRTFNGVGEPIDKAYQVISTNRQNINGRPINPVARRYPRNFIQTGISSIDALMTLIRGQKLPIFSGNGMAHNELAAQIVKQAKIKGATKDNFAVVFGAMGVRHDDADYFRRSFESAGVLDHVVMYINTADDPIIERISTPRCALTAAEYLAFEQNMHVLVILTDMTSYAEALREISSAKEEVPSRKGYPGYLYSDLSTIYERAGMLKSSEGSITLIPILTMPNDDITHPIPDLTGFITEGQIVLNRELNQNGIYPPIDILPSLSRLMKDGIGADYTREDHADLQSQLFASYSKVQDIRSLSQIIGEDDLTDVEKLYMIFGRELENKFIAQEKNENRSINETLDLGWYVLSILPKTELDRIESEIVEKYYVSNRER
- a CDS encoding ATP synthase subunit C → MQIILILLAASIAVGTIIYGYKAMKNGKKGSIKKAILTTVSAFGLVMVGAIISTIFGGNVFAETEAVASEAVAAGSSLGDGLKYFSAALSTGIATIGTGLAVGSVGSSAVGAISEDSSILGKTLIFVGMAEGIAIYGMIISILILFV
- a CDS encoding V-type ATP synthase subunit A: MINIEGIVSDINGPVVKGLNMGSFKVNEMVTVGNQKLIGEVVSIEGTIATVQVYEETEGLKAGEKIFSTGSPLSVSLGPGMIGNIFDGIQRPLNRIQNMSQDFIPEGIGLLSLDEKKKWDVKILVKKGDKLKTGDVYATVQETERILHKLIIPYNVNGTVNDVKPDGKYTLNDTVVVLENENKRNLNLTLCFKWPVRKARPIEGRLPIYKPLITGQRVIDSFFPIAKGGTIALPGGFGTGKTVTQHQLAKWSDADIIVYIGCGERGNEMTDVLEEFPKLIDPRTNRPLMERTILIANTSNMPVAAREASIYTGITMAEYYRDMGYDVAIMADSTSRWAEALREISGRLEEMPAEEGYPAYLPSRLAEFYERAGCVENLSKEEASITIIGAVSPPGGDFSEPVTENTKRFVTAFLALDKKLAYARHYPAINYLTSYSGYVSMLGDWYEENIASDMFKLRQKMISLLQEEEKLNEIVQLVGEDVLPNDQALVLETARIIKKGFLQQNALHPQDSFVVLKKQYLMLQVIDIFYENAMECVKMGIPISVIRKEDVIQDILKMKYDVPNDKLEMLDDLMKKIIETFKNLKQKYE
- a CDS encoding V-type ATP synthase subunit E family protein, whose amino-acid sequence is MVTIEQKLLLFSKLLNQSMDKKFNEDFKEIEKQNELRIQKNKEEVDREAKEIEEKAKKKAETKRIESLSKSKVIIKREIIVLKENYYNIFMENFKNKLQEFIKSKIYKTFLEKEILEFQKYIKSSEDCNLIIYLTKKDNDNYSSFLKEEFKKYPKIENISFIIREDILGGLIIEIVDKNVKVDLSIDAILEENKSYIMQTIFEALEAGDYND